The following are from one region of the Streptomyces fradiae genome:
- a CDS encoding VC0807 family protein, which translates to MSATTAQPGPPARSGAATAIGWVLTIGLNVVAPILTYNALVDHGWSEFGALLLSGAWPVLDTLVHLVWHRKLDEFAIVTIFFLVLTAVVSLVGAHSTRALLVKDSAVTGLFGVLCLVTLLAPRPLMFYFGRRFSTDGTPESHAWWNGLWQFEGFRGVMRTMTIVWGTAYLIEAAARVVLSYVLTVDAMVVVNPILIYGTLGLLVLWTVRTAKRSRAEGAARAAAAAAEAAAGA; encoded by the coding sequence ATGTCCGCGACCACCGCGCAGCCGGGCCCGCCGGCCCGCTCCGGCGCCGCCACCGCCATCGGCTGGGTGCTCACCATCGGCCTCAACGTCGTGGCGCCGATCCTCACCTACAACGCGCTCGTCGACCACGGCTGGAGCGAGTTCGGCGCCCTGCTCCTCAGTGGTGCCTGGCCGGTGCTCGACACCCTCGTGCACCTGGTCTGGCACCGCAAGCTCGACGAGTTCGCGATCGTCACGATCTTCTTCCTCGTCCTCACCGCCGTCGTCTCGCTCGTCGGCGCCCACTCCACCCGCGCCCTGCTGGTCAAGGACTCGGCCGTCACCGGCCTCTTCGGCGTGCTCTGCCTCGTGACCCTCCTCGCGCCCCGGCCGCTGATGTTCTACTTCGGACGCCGCTTCTCCACCGACGGCACCCCGGAGAGTCACGCCTGGTGGAACGGCCTGTGGCAGTTCGAGGGCTTCCGTGGCGTGATGCGGACGATGACGATCGTCTGGGGCACCGCCTATCTGATCGAGGCCGCCGCCCGCGTCGTCCTGTCGTACGTGCTGACCGTCGACGCCATGGTGGTCGTCAACCCGATCCTCATCTACGGCACCCTCGGCCTCCTCGTCCTGTGGACCGTCCGCACCGCCAAGCGCTCCCGCGCCGAGGGTGCGGCCCGAGCGGCGGCGGCAGCGGCGGAGGCCGCCGCCGGCGCCTGA